A DNA window from Synechococcus sp. UW179A contains the following coding sequences:
- a CDS encoding glycosyltransferase family 2 protein: MPASVLLLALWLGQALLVFAFSQRLRVLRRSSDPASLPEGAWPSLEVVLCLRGVDACLPRLLEALADQSYPAPWRLQVVVDSDQDPAWDLLKPWRAREDVAWTELRCCSLLQRPDQGSLKCAALNQALSQLHPSSALVVLLDADIRFPANGLEHCARSCLQPGVGAISGNRWFRPHAPTFGALGWSSWTRAVWNAGAVVLMTLLQIPWGGTLCVRRELVEAGDWSELLRRGLCEDTGLLGPLRQLGLSYRFEPNLLMVDPDPAQPMLPLGRWITRQLLTARLHHPAWPLVAFHGLGSVLLLLFALFQGAWLAVLIYELGCVGLLCWIQVLLRPQDPVRVWGWLVGLLPGQLVDGLATLSALLTRHVSWRGVDYAVQLRPSRVVLCRDRGVEV; the protein is encoded by the coding sequence ATGCCAGCCTCGGTGTTGCTCTTGGCCCTATGGCTTGGGCAAGCCCTGCTTGTTTTTGCCTTCAGCCAGCGTTTGCGGGTTTTGCGTCGTTCGTCCGATCCAGCATCTCTTCCTGAAGGTGCTTGGCCTTCCTTGGAAGTGGTGTTGTGTTTGCGCGGTGTCGATGCCTGTTTGCCGCGGTTGCTGGAGGCGTTGGCTGATCAGAGCTATCCCGCTCCCTGGCGGTTGCAGGTGGTGGTGGACAGTGATCAGGATCCAGCCTGGGACTTGCTTAAGCCTTGGCGAGCTCGTGAGGATGTGGCCTGGACTGAGTTGCGCTGCTGCAGCCTTCTTCAGCGCCCTGACCAGGGGTCTTTGAAATGTGCAGCACTGAACCAGGCGTTGTCTCAGCTTCACCCCAGCAGCGCATTGGTTGTGCTGCTGGATGCCGATATTCGTTTCCCAGCGAACGGCTTGGAACATTGTGCGCGCTCTTGCCTCCAACCAGGGGTGGGTGCCATCTCTGGAAATCGTTGGTTTCGCCCCCATGCCCCCACCTTTGGAGCTTTGGGTTGGAGCAGCTGGACACGAGCCGTCTGGAATGCAGGGGCTGTGGTGCTGATGACGTTGTTGCAGATTCCCTGGGGCGGCACCCTTTGCGTTCGCCGTGAGCTGGTGGAGGCCGGTGATTGGAGCGAGCTGTTAAGGCGTGGTTTGTGTGAAGACACGGGTTTGCTCGGCCCATTGCGGCAGTTGGGATTGAGCTATCGCTTCGAACCCAACCTGCTCATGGTGGATCCTGATCCAGCCCAGCCCATGCTGCCGTTGGGCCGTTGGATTACTCGTCAATTGCTCACAGCTCGCCTGCACCACCCCGCTTGGCCACTTGTGGCCTTCCACGGCCTGGGCAGTGTGCTGCTGTTGCTGTTCGCGCTGTTTCAAGGTGCCTGGTTGGCAGTGCTGATCTATGAGCTGGGATGTGTTGGCCTGCTCTGCTGGATCCAAGTTTTGCTGCGCCCACAGGACCCTGTTCGGGTTTGGGGCTGGCTCGTAGGACTTCTCCCTGGCCAATTGGTGGATGGACTGGCCACCTTGTCGGCCTTGTTAACGCGCCATGTTTCATGGCGTGGTGTCGACTACGCCGTGCAGCTAAGGCCCTCGCGCGTGGTGCTCTGCAGGGATCGGGGTGTTGAGGTTTAG
- a CDS encoding SRPBCC family protein, with the protein MSIQLHLRSALLGLGIVLTHLPATPADAAQATSIQIQQSGNTRTAVMTLPVSQAHAWRVLTNYVATGEAMPDISKVQLLSREGNLIRMRQTYQAPYTFGLKISATLAVQESPKTAISFQMLQGDRIRKLNGSWTLTPTPTGTRLRHTITLVPELPGMLQPVFAELTRNSLRESMQRLSGLMQANN; encoded by the coding sequence ATGTCCATCCAGCTTCACCTGCGATCTGCATTGCTCGGGCTGGGGATCGTGCTGACACATCTACCAGCAACGCCAGCGGACGCTGCGCAAGCAACGTCGATCCAGATCCAACAATCAGGCAACACCCGTACGGCAGTCATGACACTGCCCGTGTCACAAGCACATGCCTGGAGAGTGCTCACGAACTATGTCGCCACGGGAGAGGCGATGCCTGACATCAGCAAGGTCCAGCTGCTGAGCCGTGAAGGCAACCTGATTCGCATGCGCCAGACCTATCAAGCGCCGTACACCTTTGGATTGAAGATCAGCGCAACCCTGGCCGTACAAGAAAGCCCAAAAACGGCGATCAGCTTTCAGATGCTTCAAGGCGATCGCATTCGCAAGCTCAATGGCAGCTGGACGCTCACGCCAACACCAACGGGAACTCGTCTGCGCCACACCATCACCCTGGTTCCCGAGCTGCCAGGCATGCTGCAACCGGTCTTCGCTGAACTCACCCGCAACAGTTTGCGTGAATCAATGCAACGACTCAGTGGGCTGATGCAGGCCAACAACTAA